The region CGAGCTCGCGGTGATCGGCGACGCGGACAAGGACGGCGGCGAGGAAGCCGAGGAGCCCTCCGGCGACTCCGAAGCGGAAGCCGAGTCCGAGCCCGAACCGGAGTCCGAGCCTGAACCGGAGCCCGAGCCGGAGCAGGAGCCGGAGCCGGAGCAGGAATCGAAGCCCAAGTCGTCGGGGTCGGCCGGATCGTCGAAGTCGTCGGGATCCTCGACCCCGGTGGTGATGCCCGAGCTCGGTGAGTCCGTCACCGAGGGCACGGTCACCCGCTGGCTGAAGAAGGTCGGCGACAGCGTGGAGGTCGACGAGCCGCTGGTCGAGGTCTCCACCGACAAGGTCGACACCGAGATCCCGTCACCGGTCGCGGGCACCTTGCTGTCCATCACCGCCGAAGAGGACGACACGGTCGAGGTGGGCGGCGAGTTGGCCAAGATCGGCGACGAGGGCGCGGAGGGCGCCGCCGAGCCCGAACCCGAACCCGAACCGGAGCCGGAACAGGAGCCCGAAGAGGCCGAGGAGACCGAGCCCGAGGCGAAGCCCGCCGAAGAAGCCGAGCCCGAGCCGGAGAGCAAGCCCGAACCCAAGTCGGAGCCAGAACCCAAGCCCAAGGCGGAGCCCAAGCCCAAGTCGGAGCCCAAGCCCAAGCCCGAGCCGGAACCCAAGCCGGCTGCGGCCGAAGCCCCCTCAGGCGAGTCGGGACCGTACGTCACGCCGCTGGTGCGCAAGCTCGCCGGTGAGCACGGCGTCGACCTGGCCGCCGTCAAGGGCACCGGCGTCGGCGGGCGCATCCGCAAGCAGGACGTGCTCGCAGCAGCGGAAGCCAAGAAGGCGCCGTCGGGGACCGAGAAGTCCGCCGAGGCGCCGTCGAAGGCGCCTGCCGCGGCGATGGCACCGGCTGATGCGAACGCCGCCGACGCACCGCTGGCGCACCTGCGCGGCACGACGCAGAAGGCGAACCGCATCCGCCAGCTGACCGCGAAGAAGACCCGCGAATCCCTGCAGGCGACAGCGCAATTGACGCAGACCCACGAGGTCGACATGACCAAGATCGTGGCCCTCCGCGCCAAGGCCAAGGCCGCGTTCGCCGAGCGCGAGGGCGTCAACCTCACCTATCTGCCGTTCATCGCGCGCGCCGTGATCGACGCGCTGAAGATGCACCCGAACGTCAACGCCAGCTACAACGAGGACTCCAAGGAGATCACCTACTACGACGCCGAACACCTCGGCTTCGCCGTGGACACCGAGCAGGGCCTGCTCTCCCCGGTGATCAAGAACGCCGGCGACCTGTCGCTGGGCGGGCTCGCCCGGGCGATCGCCGACATCGCGGCGCGGGCGCGCTCGGGTGACCTGAAGCCCGACGAATTGTCCGGTGGCACGTTCACGATCACGAACATCGGCAGCCAGGGCGCCCTCTTCGACACCCCGATCCTCGTCCCGCCGCAGGCGGCGATGCTGGGCACCGGTGCGATCGTCAAGCGGCCGCGGGTGATCGTCGACGAATTCGGCAACGAGTCGATCGGTGTGCGGTCGGTGTGCTACCTGCCGCTGACCTACGACCACCGCCTGATCGACGGCGCCGACGCCGGCCGATTCGTCACCACGATCAAGCGCCGCCTCGAAGAGGGTTCGTTCGAGGCAGACTTGGGTCTGTAGACGGCAGTGTCGATGCCCTCGGATTCGGTCGTCGCGATAGCGGGCTCCTCCGGTCTGATCGGTACGGCGCTGGTGTACGCGCTGCGCGCCACCGATCACCGGGTTCTGCGCATCGTGCGGCGCGCCCCGTCGAACGCCGACGAGGTGTTCTGGAACCCCGACACCGGCGAGTTCGACCCGGACACGCTGCGCGGGGTGGACGCCGTCGTGAACCTGTGCGGCGTCAACGTCGGCGAGAAGCGCTGGTCGGGGGCGTTCAAGCAGAGCCTGCGGGACAGCCGCATCGGCCCGACGGAGGTGCTGTCCAACGCCGTCGTCGAGGCCGGGGTCCCGGTGCTCGTCAACGCCAGTGGGGTCGGCTACTACGGCAACAGCGGCAGCACACCGGTGGACGAGACCGCGCCGCCGGGATCGAACTTCCTGGCCCGGCTCGCCGTGGACTGGGAGACCGCCACGACCGCCGCCTCCGATGCCGGCGTCCGGGTGGTGCTGACGCGCACCGGCCTGGTGATGGCGCCGTCGGGAGGAATGCTCGCTCGGCTGCGGCCGCTCTTCGCGCTGGGACTGGGCGCACGGCTGGGCAACGGCCGGCAATACCTGTCCTGGATCAGCCTCGAGGACCAGGTGCGCGCGATGCTGTTCGCGATCGGCCACGACGACGTGTCCGGGCCGGTGAACTTCACTGGGCCCGCCCCGGTGACCAACGCCGAGTTCACCACCGCGCTCGGCCGCACCGTCAACCGGCCCACCCCGTTCGTCGTCCCCGGGTTCGCCCTGCGCGCGGTACTCGGCGAGTTCGCCGACGAGGGAGCGCTCGGAGGCCAGCGGGCCATCCCGGCCGCGCTGGAGCGGGCGGGGTTCCGGTTCCACCACAACACCATCGGCGAGGCGCTGGCGTTCGCCACCGCCCCCAACCGTGAGTAGTTTTGTGACCATGGCGGCGGCATCGATCCGGTCGAGCGACGCACCGGTGCAGGTACGCCGGTGCGGCGTCGTCGACTACCAGCAAGCGTGGGACCTCCAGCGCGAACTGGCCGACGCCCGCGCCGCCGGTGGCCCCGACACGCTTCTGCTGCTCCAGCATCCCCCGGTCTACACGGCGGGCCGGCGCACGCTGCCCGAAGAGCGTCCGGTGGACGGGACGCCGGTGGTGGAAACCGATCGCGGCGGCAAGATCACCTGGCACGGGCCGGGGCAGCTCGTCGGATACCCGATCATCGGATTGGCCGAGCCGCTCGATGTGGTGAATTTCGTTCGGCGCCTTGAGGAGTCGTTGATCACCGTGTGCGCGGGGCTGGGCTTGCAGACGGGTCGCGTGGAGGGACGCTCCGGCGTGTGGGTGCCCGCATCCGAGGACCGGCCCGCTCGCAAGGTGGCCGCGATCGGCATCCGCGTCGCGCGTTCGACGACACTGCACGGCTTCGCGTTGAACTGCGACTGTGACCTCGGCGCGTTCGGGTCGATCGTGCCCTGCGGCATCGCCGACGCCGGCGTGACGTCGCTGACCGCGGAATTGGGCAGGCAGGTCGGGGTCGACGACGTCGTCGACCGCGTCGCCGAGGCGGTGTGTGACGTGCTCGACGGTCGGCTCGCGGTGTCGGCGAACGCAGTAGCATCGATGCAGTGAGTGTCGACCCCGGTAACCGCAGACTGCTCCGGCTCGAGGTGCGCAACGCGCAGACGCCGATCGAGCGCAAACCGTCGTGGATCAAGACCCGGGCCAAGATGGGTCCGGAGTACAAGGAGCTCAAGGGTCTGGTCCGCCGCGAAGGGCTGCACACCGTGTGTGAGGAAGCCGGCTGCCCCAACATCTACGAATGCTGGGAAGACCGCGAGGCCACTTTCCTGATCGGCGGTGAGCAGTGCACCCGTCGCTGTGACTTCTGCCAGATCGACACCGGCAAGCCGGCCGAACTCGACCGCGACGAACCCCGCCGCGTCGCCGAGAGCGTGGCCGCGATGGGCCTGCGCTACTCCACGGTGACGGGGGTGGCCCGCGACGACCTGCCCGACGGCGGGGCCTGGCTCTACGCCGAGACGGTGCGCGCCATCAAGAAACTCAACCCGAACACCGGCGTCGAGTTGCTCATCCCGGATTTCAACGCCGACCCCGCGCTGCTCGAGCAGGTCTTCGAGTCGCGGCCGGAAGTGTTGGCGCACAACGTCGAAACTGTCCCGCGGATCTTCAAGCGGATCCGGCCGGGGTTCCGCTACGAGCGCAGCCTCTCGGTGATCACCATGGCTCGCGACTACGGGCTGGTGACCAAATCCAACCTGATCCTCGGCATGGGCGAGACACCCGAGGAGGTCCGCGCCGCGCTGCGCGACCTGCACGACGCCGGCTGCGACATCGTCACGATCACCCAGTACCTGCGGCCGTCGGCGCGGCACCACCCGGTGGAACGCTGGGTCCACCCCGACGAGTTCGTCGACCACGAGCGCTACGCCGCCGAGATCGGTTTCGCCGGTGTGCTGGCCGGGCCGCTGGTGCGGTCGTCCTACCGGGCCGGCCGGCTGTATGCGCAGACGATCGCGTCGCGGTCGCCCGGAGCGGCGACATCGCACTCCGGAGCGGCTTCGGCCGCGACATCACACTCCGTATCCTGATCCAATGGCGAAATCGCGTAACCCGGCGGAAGCCAAGGCCGCCAAGGCCGAGGCGAAGGCTGCCCGCAAGGCGGCGTCCAAGCAGCGGCGCGGCCAGTTGTGGCAGGCGTTCCAGATCCAGCGCAAAGAGGACAAGCGTCTTCTGCCCTACATGATCGGCGCGTTTGTGCTGATCGTGGCCGCGTCGGTGGCCGCGGGCCTCTACGCCGGCGGGTTCACGATGTACATGATGATCCCGCTCGGCATCGTGCTCGGGGCACTGGTCGCCTTCATCATCTTCGGCCGACGGGCCCAGAAGTCGGTGTATCGCAAGGCCGAGGGCCAGACCGGCGCGGCCGCGTGGGCGCTGGACAACCTGCGCGGCAAGTGGCGCGTCACCCCCGGCGTCGCGGCCACCGGACACTTCGACGCCGTGCACCGTGTGATCGGGCGCCCCGGCGTGATCTTCGTCGGCGAGGGCTCACCGGGGCGGGTCAAGCCGCTGCTGGCGCAGGAGAAGAAGCGCACCGCCAGGCTCATCGGCGACACCCCGATCTACGACATCATCATCGGCAACGGCGAGGGTGAGGTGCCGCTCTCCAAGCTGGAACGCCACCTGAACAAGCTGCCGGCGAACATCACGGCCAAGCAGATGGATTCCCTCGAGTCCCGGCTCGCCGCGCTGGGGACCAAGATGGGCCCGGCGGCGATGCCGAAGGGTCCGCTGCCGGGAGGCGCGAAAATGCGCGGCGTGCAACGCACCGTCCGGAGGCGATGACCACTAGAGTCTTCGGGCGGGTTTGCTGCGCGCCCAGACGCCGAGCGCAGACATCGGGGAGGGTCGATGTGTACTGCGTGCGAATGGGCGCCTCATTTTCGACGATTCGGGCGCGGCAGTAGCGCTCTGACCCGCCGCGCGGCGCTGCGCGCGGCCGCCGTGACCGCTGTGGTGGCCACGGCCGGCGCGTGTGCGACGCAGTCCGATTCGGGCACCCGGGAGTCGCAGCCCGAGTCGGCCTCCGGCTCGGGCCGTGCGGACTTCGTCTTCCACAACGGCAGGGTGTACACGGTCACCGACTCGGCGCCGTGGGCAGAAGCGGTCGCCGTCACCGGCAACCGCATCTCCTACGTCGGCGACGACGCAGGCGCGATGGCGCAGGCCGGTCCGGACACCACGGTGATCGACCTCGGCGGCAAGCTGCTGATGCCCGGTTTCGTCGAAGGCCACATCCACCCCTTCCTCGGGGCGTTTTTGAGCACAGGTTTGGATCTGCAGGTGCCCACCGGCGCCGACGCGCTGGCGGCGATCGCGAAGTACGCCGAGGAGAATCCCACCGGGCCGGTGCGCGGATTCGGTTGGCGCGTGGACATGTTCGGCCCGCAGGGTCCCACACGACAGGACCTGGACAAGGTGCTGCCCGACCGTCCGGGGTTCTTCTTCGCGATCGACGGGCACAGCATGTGGGCGAACAGCAAGGCGCTGGAGCTCGCCGGGGTGAGGCGGGACACCCCCGATCCGATCCCGGGCTTCAGTTACTACGTCCGCGACGAGAACGGCGAGCCGACCGGCTACGTGCTCGAAGTGGTGGCCGTGCTGAGCCTGGTCAACGCCATCGAGCCGATCTCCCCGGAGTCGATGGGCACGCTGATGGAAGGGTGGCTGCCCAAGGCGACGGCGGCCGGCATCACGTCGGTGTTCGACGCGGGGGTGCCGCCGATCGGCGACGATCAGGGTGCACTGATCGACCTCTACACCGGCGTCGAGCGGCGAGGTGCACTGCCGTTCCGCGTCGTCGCGTCCTACACGGTGAAGTCGCCGCCCGTCGACCGCGCCGTGACGGACCTCACCGACATCCGCCGGCGGATCGCCACGGACCTGGTCCAGGTCGACGTCGTGAAGATCATCGGTGACGGCACCCAGGGCGGGTACACGGCGTGGCTGCTCGAGCCGTACGCGGACAAACCCGACTCCACCGGCGCCTCGCCGTTCACCGAGGAGCAATGGCACCAGCTGGTCC is a window of Mycolicibacterium chubuense NBB4 DNA encoding:
- the sucB gene encoding 2-oxoglutarate dehydrogenase, E2 component, dihydrolipoamide succinyltransferase, which translates into the protein MAISVQMPALGESVTEGTVTRWLKQEGDTVEEDEPLLEVSTDKVDTEIPSPAAGVLKKIVAQEDDTVEVGGELAVIGDADKDGGEEAEEPSGDSEAEAESEPEPESEPEPEPEPEQEPEPEQESKPKSSGSAGSSKSSGSSTPVVMPELGESVTEGTVTRWLKKVGDSVEVDEPLVEVSTDKVDTEIPSPVAGTLLSITAEEDDTVEVGGELAKIGDEGAEGAAEPEPEPEPEPEQEPEEAEETEPEAKPAEEAEPEPESKPEPKSEPEPKPKAEPKPKSEPKPKPEPEPKPAAAEAPSGESGPYVTPLVRKLAGEHGVDLAAVKGTGVGGRIRKQDVLAAAEAKKAPSGTEKSAEAPSKAPAAAMAPADANAADAPLAHLRGTTQKANRIRQLTAKKTRESLQATAQLTQTHEVDMTKIVALRAKAKAAFAEREGVNLTYLPFIARAVIDALKMHPNVNASYNEDSKEITYYDAEHLGFAVDTEQGLLSPVIKNAGDLSLGGLARAIADIAARARSGDLKPDELSGGTFTITNIGSQGALFDTPILVPPQAAMLGTGAIVKRPRVIVDEFGNESIGVRSVCYLPLTYDHRLIDGADAGRFVTTIKRRLEEGSFEADLGL
- a CDS encoding TIGR01777 family oxidoreductase; translation: MPSDSVVAIAGSSGLIGTALVYALRATDHRVLRIVRRAPSNADEVFWNPDTGEFDPDTLRGVDAVVNLCGVNVGEKRWSGAFKQSLRDSRIGPTEVLSNAVVEAGVPVLVNASGVGYYGNSGSTPVDETAPPGSNFLARLAVDWETATTAASDAGVRVVLTRTGLVMAPSGGMLARLRPLFALGLGARLGNGRQYLSWISLEDQVRAMLFAIGHDDVSGPVNFTGPAPVTNAEFTTALGRTVNRPTPFVVPGFALRAVLGEFADEGALGGQRAIPAALERAGFRFHHNTIGEALAFATAPNRE
- the lipB gene encoding lipoyl(octanoyl) transferase LipB encodes the protein MAAASIRSSDAPVQVRRCGVVDYQQAWDLQRELADARAAGGPDTLLLLQHPPVYTAGRRTLPEERPVDGTPVVETDRGGKITWHGPGQLVGYPIIGLAEPLDVVNFVRRLEESLITVCAGLGLQTGRVEGRSGVWVPASEDRPARKVAAIGIRVARSTTLHGFALNCDCDLGAFGSIVPCGIADAGVTSLTAELGRQVGVDDVVDRVAEAVCDVLDGRLAVSANAVASMQ
- the lipA gene encoding lipoyl synthase, which codes for MSVDPGNRRLLRLEVRNAQTPIERKPSWIKTRAKMGPEYKELKGLVRREGLHTVCEEAGCPNIYECWEDREATFLIGGEQCTRRCDFCQIDTGKPAELDRDEPRRVAESVAAMGLRYSTVTGVARDDLPDGGAWLYAETVRAIKKLNPNTGVELLIPDFNADPALLEQVFESRPEVLAHNVETVPRIFKRIRPGFRYERSLSVITMARDYGLVTKSNLILGMGETPEEVRAALRDLHDAGCDIVTITQYLRPSARHHPVERWVHPDEFVDHERYAAEIGFAGVLAGPLVRSSYRAGRLYAQTIASRSPGAATSHSGAASAATSHSVS
- a CDS encoding DUF4191 domain-containing protein, yielding MAKSRNPAEAKAAKAEAKAARKAASKQRRGQLWQAFQIQRKEDKRLLPYMIGAFVLIVAASVAAGLYAGGFTMYMMIPLGIVLGALVAFIIFGRRAQKSVYRKAEGQTGAAAWALDNLRGKWRVTPGVAATGHFDAVHRVIGRPGVIFVGEGSPGRVKPLLAQEKKRTARLIGDTPIYDIIIGNGEGEVPLSKLERHLNKLPANITAKQMDSLESRLAALGTKMGPAAMPKGPLPGGAKMRGVQRTVRRR
- a CDS encoding amidohydrolase, translated to MCTACEWAPHFRRFGRGSSALTRRAALRAAAVTAVVATAGACATQSDSGTRESQPESASGSGRADFVFHNGRVYTVTDSAPWAEAVAVTGNRISYVGDDAGAMAQAGPDTTVIDLGGKLLMPGFVEGHIHPFLGAFLSTGLDLQVPTGADALAAIAKYAEENPTGPVRGFGWRVDMFGPQGPTRQDLDKVLPDRPGFFFAIDGHSMWANSKALELAGVRRDTPDPIPGFSYYVRDENGEPTGYVLEVVAVLSLVNAIEPISPESMGTLMEGWLPKATAAGITSVFDAGVPPIGDDQGALIDLYTGVERRGALPFRVVASYTVKSPPVDRAVTDLTDIRRRIATDLVQVDVVKIIGDGTQGGYTAWLLEPYADKPDSTGASPFTEEQWHQLVREVDAAGFDVHVHACGEHTVRMGLDSIEAAIAANPPRDRRHTIAHLVYVEDPDGRRFGELGVVAQFSANWMSADPDTIENMAARYGKPRADLLYRPQDVLRSGGRISMGTDWPAAGYFSTYKPLDSIQIGVTRQLIGDPNAEVLAPADQKLTVAEAVHANTLGAAYQIRLDDKVGSLEVGKLADLIVLADNIFDIDPHDIHAATVTLTMMNGQIRHQV